A genomic stretch from Flavobacterium sp. KS-LB2 includes:
- a CDS encoding DUF4331 family protein — MSKTNKFKIITIALVAAVVSVNCDNDDSNGDSTVNQDFSGTFVQQDQMARPAINTVFVASGQPKDAFNAAIPSAMGATYQSIFQSRLLALNPAYTTNALGQTAAQLTGLLATDVLGVSKTAPTTFFDGTNILTGRALADDVIDVELLLIFGGSAGTSNPGLTKDNVNANDKAFGTTFPYLASAW; from the coding sequence ATGAGTAAAACAAATAAATTCAAAATTATAACAATCGCGCTAGTTGCTGCAGTTGTTTCAGTAAATTGTGATAATGACGATTCAAACGGTGATTCTACTGTAAATCAAGATTTTTCAGGAACTTTTGTTCAGCAAGATCAAATGGCAAGACCAGCAATCAATACGGTATTCGTTGCTTCGGGACAACCTAAAGATGCGTTTAATGCCGCAATTCCTTCAGCGATGGGAGCGACATATCAATCTATTTTTCAATCTAGATTATTGGCTTTGAATCCAGCATATACTACTAATGCTTTGGGGCAAACTGCTGCTCAACTTACAGGTCTTTTGGCAACTGATGTACTAGGAGTATCTAAAACTGCACCTACTACTTTCTTTGATGGAACTAATATTCTAACAGGAAGAGCTTTGGCAGATGATGTAATTGATGTCGAATTATTATTGATTTTTGGTGGATCTGCTGGAACTTCCAACCCAGGTCTTACTAAAGATAATGTGAATGCAAATGATAAAGCATTTGGAACAACTTTCCCTTACTTAGCTTCTGCTTGGTAA
- a CDS encoding LamG-like jellyroll fold domain-containing protein, with protein sequence MKFYKKIVFFFLIVATLEGYAQNTLDVLGMDNTTPATVAYSLRKLSTSYSGDAIQVRRSTDNTTQDIGFDGNGDLDTAALLTFVGANNGFVTIWYDQSGNARNLIKTDNNIQPQIVFNGSFKYIGTKVAIDFSGNKGLVYSGSLSLASITSVIRSESTNWPSYHTILEGSPRIGGILESGGTTFHPNVYPLEIWRNGISKTASESLAPVNEGMILSISPRTDNLYQMFIGNYDGGGSGGSILESEAIAFSTLNTSDVRQSMECNQGVYYGVNMTLCSTAISINPSSSNHFECLGTVATPLTVYALGPNLSYQWYSSSTSSTSGGTLIDGATEATFIPPTTAIGTTYYYVVVSGSKGPDVTSTISGAIIVESLSAVTITPSIATINAGDSITLTASGASSYFWGFNNATPLDNVSNYKLAVGLRLLRSAYSGPSIRLRRAIDDVEADFGFSGTDLNTVAINTWLNGSGGYCVKLYDQSGNGNDMIPSSFGAQPLYVFDGLNNKPILRFNTSQNIKNNVNFSPPYTVIYGAKQTGSNRGRVLNANNNWLLGWWNGSKSQAHFDGWVSQAGGIVADNNPYVYTGTGTGIASAFYENGISKTNNPNGGLTGPNGLRINESEPSDVDVAEIFAFDSVLSTNDRLAVEKSTASYYGIYGAAPLGNSASIIVSPTETTSYSVTGYSSNGGCYDSEDVVVTVLKSPELSNFSSQVKTYFDGTFTISPPNTVSTGAITYTSSNMAVATISGTTVSIVGSGSTTITATQQGTATHYESSINTTLTVNSVAVLTKNGQFSTTDFNYVNKNGAIRADFGVNKNGLSIQTKSYDLLTGLVMNLDAGNSSSYPGTGATWTDVSGSGNNGILVNNPVYNSSNGGSLVFNGSNTYVNAPLIKTASCTFSVWTKTTNATNMLFNAGNDGSGPDLFFYGGVLSWNTWDSSNNPFGNIPASAADGNWHNYVVVNDAVSNTARLYYDGVLYGTAVYKDASTNTKLYIGGSNGGWLWNGSIGNFQVHNRVLSPEEIIQNFNNLKTRYGL encoded by the coding sequence ATGAAGTTTTATAAAAAAATAGTTTTCTTTTTTTTGATTGTTGCTACTTTAGAAGGATATGCTCAAAATACATTAGATGTTTTAGGTATGGACAATACTACACCTGCAACAGTTGCTTATAGTTTACGAAAATTAAGTACTTCCTATAGTGGTGATGCGATACAAGTGCGTCGTAGTACCGATAATACCACTCAAGATATTGGTTTTGATGGTAATGGAGATTTAGATACGGCTGCTTTGTTGACTTTTGTCGGTGCAAATAATGGTTTCGTGACTATTTGGTACGATCAAAGTGGGAATGCAAGGAATTTGATTAAAACCGATAATAATATTCAACCACAAATAGTATTTAATGGATCGTTCAAATACATTGGAACTAAAGTGGCGATTGATTTTTCAGGAAATAAGGGGCTGGTTTATTCAGGTTCATTAAGTTTAGCAAGTATTACTAGTGTTATAAGATCAGAAAGTACTAATTGGCCAAGTTATCATACTATTCTTGAGGGAAGTCCAAGGATAGGAGGAATACTAGAATCTGGAGGAACTACATTTCATCCGAATGTATATCCACTTGAGATATGGAGAAATGGAATTTCGAAAACAGCCTCTGAATCTCTTGCGCCTGTTAATGAAGGTATGATTTTATCCATTAGTCCTCGAACTGATAACTTATATCAAATGTTCATCGGTAATTATGATGGAGGTGGTAGTGGAGGTTCCATTTTAGAAAGTGAAGCTATAGCATTTTCTACTTTAAACACATCCGATGTTCGCCAATCAATGGAATGTAATCAGGGAGTTTATTATGGAGTTAATATGACATTATGTTCTACAGCAATAAGTATTAATCCTTCATCATCAAATCATTTTGAATGTTTGGGAACTGTTGCCACACCATTAACTGTTTATGCGTTAGGGCCTAATCTTTCCTATCAATGGTATAGTAGTTCTACTTCAAGTACAAGTGGTGGAACTTTAATTGACGGTGCCACTGAAGCTACTTTTATACCACCAACTACAGCCATAGGAACGACTTATTATTATGTTGTTGTTTCGGGTTCTAAAGGCCCTGATGTTACCAGTACTATTTCTGGTGCAATAATAGTCGAAAGCCTATCAGCAGTTACTATAACTCCATCAATAGCTACTATAAATGCGGGTGATTCTATAACACTTACGGCTTCTGGAGCAAGCAGTTATTTTTGGGGATTTAACAATGCAACTCCTTTAGATAATGTTTCTAATTATAAATTAGCAGTAGGATTACGACTTTTAAGGTCTGCATATTCTGGTCCTTCGATTCGATTAAGAAGAGCTATTGATGATGTGGAAGCTGATTTTGGATTTTCAGGAACAGATTTAAACACGGTTGCTATAAATACATGGTTAAACGGATCTGGTGGGTATTGTGTGAAATTGTACGATCAATCAGGAAATGGAAATGATATGATTCCTTCATCGTTTGGCGCACAACCGCTTTATGTTTTTGATGGGTTAAATAATAAACCTATTTTAAGATTTAATACAAGTCAAAACATAAAAAACAATGTGAATTTTTCTCCTCCTTACACCGTGATTTATGGCGCAAAACAAACAGGATCTAATAGAGGTAGAGTTTTAAATGCGAATAATAACTGGTTATTAGGATGGTGGAATGGAAGCAAAAGTCAAGCACATTTTGATGGCTGGGTTTCCCAAGCAGGAGGAATAGTAGCAGATAATAATCCCTATGTGTATACTGGAACAGGAACCGGAATTGCATCGGCATTTTATGAAAATGGGATTTCTAAAACTAACAATCCAAATGGTGGTTTAACTGGTCCAAATGGGTTGAGAATTAACGAAAGTGAACCTTCCGATGTTGATGTTGCAGAGATTTTCGCTTTCGATTCTGTATTATCAACTAACGATAGATTGGCCGTCGAAAAAAGTACGGCCTCTTATTATGGGATTTATGGTGCAGCGCCATTAGGAAATTCGGCATCAATTATAGTGTCTCCAACTGAAACAACTTCATATTCAGTAACTGGTTACTCATCAAATGGAGGCTGTTATGATTCTGAAGATGTAGTGGTGACTGTACTAAAAAGTCCAGAATTAAGTAATTTTAGTTCACAAGTAAAAACTTATTTTGATGGGACTTTTACAATTTCACCCCCCAATACTGTAAGTACAGGTGCTATAACATACACTAGCAGTAATATGGCAGTAGCCACTATTAGTGGAACAACTGTAAGTATAGTTGGATCTGGTTCTACTACCATTACAGCTACACAACAGGGCACAGCAACACATTATGAAAGTTCTATAAATACAACTTTGACAGTAAATAGTGTTGCAGTTTTAACAAAAAATGGGCAATTTTCTACAACTGATTTCAATTATGTTAATAAAAATGGGGCTATAAGGGCTGATTTTGGGGTTAATAAAAATGGGCTCTCTATTCAAACAAAATCTTACGATTTATTAACTGGTTTAGTAATGAATTTAGATGCTGGTAATTCATCCAGCTATCCAGGAACTGGTGCTACTTGGACCGATGTAAGTGGTTCAGGAAATAATGGAATATTAGTAAATAATCCTGTTTATAATTCTTCGAATGGAGGTAGCTTGGTGTTTAATGGCTCCAATACGTATGTAAATGCACCACTTATAAAAACCGCTTCATGTACATTTTCAGTATGGACAAAAACAACTAATGCAACTAATATGTTGTTTAACGCTGGAAATGATGGTTCTGGTCCAGATTTATTTTTTTATGGTGGGGTTCTGAGTTGGAATACGTGGGACAGCTCCAATAATCCTTTTGGAAATATACCTGCTTCAGCAGCAGATGGTAATTGGCATAATTATGTGGTGGTTAATGATGCTGTGTCTAATACAGCACGATTGTATTATGACGGTGTTCTTTATGGGACTGCCGTTTATAAAGATGCCTCAACTAATACTAAATTATATATTGGAGGCTCTAATGGCGGGTGGCTATGGAACGGTTCGATCGGGAATTTCCAAGTTCATAATAGAGTTTTAAGTCCAGAAGAGATTATTCAAAACTTTAACAATCTTAAAACAAGGTACGGCTTGTAG
- a CDS encoding DUF4331 family protein: MKKTKMILGLSLVAISGLILVAADHIDAPATMSGDAGDITDVYAFQGQNTSNLVFAVNTQGLLSPNATGAATFKDNVLVEINIDNTGDNVEDLVIQAIKRDDKMYFFGPVAPGTTGTTSTIKTTAASGNVTISQYGSTALTAEQNGMKFFAGPRDDPFFFDLGQFQAILGGTATGFKNPGTDTFAGTNVMSIVVEVPKAMLGSSSTINVWAETKKKQ; the protein is encoded by the coding sequence ATGAAAAAAACAAAAATGATTTTAGGTCTGTCGCTAGTGGCGATTTCGGGCTTAATATTAGTAGCTGCGGATCACATAGATGCTCCAGCAACAATGAGTGGCGATGCAGGCGATATTACTGATGTATACGCTTTTCAAGGTCAAAATACTAGCAATCTAGTATTTGCAGTAAACACACAAGGATTGTTAAGTCCTAATGCTACAGGTGCTGCTACATTTAAAGATAATGTATTGGTAGAAATTAACATTGATAACACAGGTGACAATGTTGAAGACTTAGTGATTCAAGCCATCAAGAGAGATGACAAGATGTATTTCTTTGGACCAGTAGCTCCGGGAACAACAGGAACAACAAGTACAATTAAAACTACTGCTGCTTCAGGAAATGTTACTATATCTCAATATGGTTCAACAGCTTTAACAGCGGAGCAAAACGGAATGAAATTTTTCGCAGGTCCAAGAGATGATCCTTTCTTTTTTGATTTAGGTCAATTTCAAGCAATCCTTGGAGGGACAGCAACAGGATTTAAAAATCCAGGTACAGACACATTTGCAGGAACTAATGTAATGTCAATTGTAGTAGAAGTTCCAAAAGCAATGTTAGGCTCTTCAAGTACAATAAATGTTTGGGCTGAAACTAAGAAAAAACAATAA
- a CDS encoding RNA polymerase sigma factor — MSQEELLVLIYKKDERAFTHLYDMYSKSLFSVINVLVKNREEAEDVLQEVFVKIWKNIDSYHESKGRFYTWILNIARNTSIDKLRSKNFNNSQKNLSTDNFVNHFEDSSKLVDKMDTIGLQEFVKRLKPKCIQIIDLLFFKGYTQQEASDELAIPLGTVKTQNRNCINDLRNYLKV; from the coding sequence ATGAGTCAAGAAGAATTATTAGTATTAATTTATAAGAAGGATGAAAGGGCATTTACACATCTCTATGATATGTATTCCAAAAGTTTATTTTCAGTCATCAACGTTCTTGTAAAGAATAGAGAAGAAGCTGAAGACGTCCTTCAGGAAGTGTTTGTAAAAATCTGGAAGAACATTGATTCCTATCACGAAAGCAAAGGACGCTTCTACACCTGGATTCTCAATATTGCTAGAAATACTTCAATTGATAAATTGCGTTCTAAAAATTTTAATAACAGTCAAAAAAACCTTTCAACCGATAATTTCGTAAATCACTTTGAAGACAGTTCTAAACTGGTTGACAAAATGGATACTATTGGCTTGCAAGAGTTTGTAAAAAGACTAAAACCAAAATGTATTCAAATAATTGATTTATTGTTCTTTAAAGGGTATACCCAACAAGAAGCTTCTGATGAATTGGCAATTCCTTTAGGAACGGTAAAAACACAAAATAGAAATTGTATTAACGATCTACGAAATTATTTGAAAGTATAA
- a CDS encoding anti-sigma factor yields METKEYIESGILELYVYGLLSETENEEVTNMAKNNPEINAEIIAIEKAIVALSASFSPFHSVANYEKIKAKLELKHAAVVQLEPTSNRSQYIGWAAAVLLLVGIGYQYNELDKTTTQVANTEIEKAKLEKEFNVLKLKNTTNETSLAVVRDTKNTVVALGGQAVAPASFAKVYWNQDTKVVYIDAAGLPEPPEGMVYQVWALKLSPLTPTSIGLLENFDVNEQKLFAVNNANEAEAFGITLEPKGGSLTPTMEQLYTLGKV; encoded by the coding sequence ATGGAAACAAAAGAATATATTGAATCAGGAATACTGGAGCTCTATGTTTATGGTTTACTAAGTGAAACCGAAAACGAGGAAGTTACCAACATGGCAAAAAATAATCCGGAAATAAATGCGGAAATAATCGCTATTGAAAAAGCCATTGTGGCTCTGTCAGCAAGCTTTTCACCTTTTCATTCAGTTGCCAACTATGAAAAAATTAAGGCGAAGCTTGAATTGAAGCATGCGGCTGTGGTACAATTAGAGCCTACTAGTAATAGGTCCCAATACATAGGTTGGGCAGCAGCTGTACTATTATTAGTTGGAATTGGTTATCAATACAATGAATTGGATAAAACCACTACACAAGTTGCCAATACTGAAATTGAGAAAGCCAAACTAGAGAAAGAGTTTAACGTCTTAAAATTAAAAAACACAACTAACGAAACCAGTTTAGCAGTTGTAAGAGATACTAAAAATACTGTCGTAGCACTTGGTGGACAAGCAGTAGCACCAGCATCTTTTGCAAAAGTATATTGGAATCAAGACACTAAAGTTGTCTATATTGATGCAGCCGGTTTGCCTGAACCACCTGAAGGAATGGTATATCAGGTTTGGGCATTAAAATTAAGCCCTTTAACCCCAACTAGCATTGGATTATTGGAAAACTTTGATGTAAATGAACAAAAATTATTTGCTGTAAATAATGCTAATGAAGCGGAAGCATTTGGAATCACACTTGAGCCTAAAGGAGGAAGTTTGACTCCTACAATGGAACAATTATATACGTTAGGAAAAGTGTAA
- a CDS encoding tetratricopeptide repeat protein has translation MKTLKTLSFLVFTILFIFGCDTKSEQITKSEDYNKYLALKENKSLSFAHKEIDFWQKKFDAAPNQFSYLSQLASNYSMLFEHTGNINNLYKTEELLTKANEANNYSRVSTIRSLARNYISQHRFKEALELANKALAIGEGKKETQKLLFDIQMELGNYPEAVKNLNAIRDMNSFDYLIRLAKWNDHKGDLNTAITFMEKARDIAEKDDNKTLKIWSYSNLGDFYGHAGRIQESYDSFLKTLALDPNYSYALKGIAWIVFSKERNTKEANRIIDAIAVTHNTPDFYLLKAQIAQFEGNNSEEIKNRNAYFSMMEKNNYGAMYNKYNALIYADDKQTAQKALGIAKIEVDHRPTADSYDLLAWAYLNVGDNKKALEIAQNHVVGKSFEPKVQYHLAMIYKSNNLALKAKPIKEELLSSLYELGPNFDKKVNQL, from the coding sequence ATGAAAACTTTAAAAACACTATCATTTTTAGTTTTCACAATCCTATTCATATTCGGTTGCGATACTAAATCAGAACAGATTACAAAATCAGAAGACTACAATAAGTACTTGGCTTTAAAAGAAAATAAATCCTTGTCTTTTGCTCATAAAGAAATTGATTTTTGGCAAAAAAAATTCGATGCAGCCCCAAATCAATTCAGTTACTTAAGTCAGTTGGCATCAAATTATAGTATGCTTTTTGAACATACAGGAAATATTAATAATCTATACAAAACCGAAGAATTACTAACAAAAGCGAATGAAGCTAATAATTATTCGAGAGTTTCAACTATTCGATCATTAGCAAGAAATTACATTTCACAACACCGTTTTAAAGAAGCCTTGGAATTAGCTAATAAAGCATTAGCAATAGGCGAAGGAAAAAAAGAAACTCAAAAATTATTGTTTGATATTCAAATGGAATTGGGAAATTATCCCGAAGCAGTTAAAAATTTGAATGCCATTAGAGATATGAATAGTTTTGATTATTTGATTCGCTTAGCAAAATGGAACGATCACAAAGGGGATTTGAATACTGCTATAACTTTCATGGAAAAGGCAAGAGATATTGCTGAAAAAGACGACAATAAAACACTTAAAATTTGGTCGTATTCTAATTTAGGTGATTTTTATGGACATGCTGGAAGAATTCAAGAATCCTATGATAGTTTCCTAAAAACATTAGCATTAGACCCTAACTATTCTTATGCTTTAAAAGGAATAGCTTGGATTGTTTTCTCAAAAGAAAGAAATACAAAAGAGGCAAATAGAATAATTGATGCTATAGCCGTGACTCATAACACGCCCGATTTTTATCTATTGAAAGCTCAAATTGCTCAATTTGAGGGTAATAATAGTGAGGAAATAAAAAACAGAAATGCCTATTTTTCTATGATGGAGAAAAATAATTATGGTGCGATGTACAATAAATATAATGCTTTGATTTATGCTGATGATAAACAAACCGCTCAAAAAGCATTAGGAATTGCTAAAATTGAAGTAGACCACAGACCTACTGCTGATTCCTATGATTTATTGGCTTGGGCGTACTTAAATGTTGGTGATAATAAAAAAGCATTAGAAATTGCTCAGAATCATGTGGTTGGAAAATCCTTTGAACCTAAGGTACAATACCACTTGGCAATGATATACAAATCAAATAATTTAGCGCTTAAAGCGAAACCTATTAAGGAAGAATTACTATCCAGTTTGTATGAATTAGGACCTAATTTTGACAAAAAGGTAAATCAATTATAG